The genomic DNA GAAAAGTTTTCATGTGATAATGGATTCGATgaaatttaggaaaagttctatcgaaatttcgggtcgtgacagtTGAGTTGATGAAAAGCATTAGCATAGAGTAAACAAAAGGCGACGTTTTCTTTCGCGTTGGctaaaactcaaaaaatattGGCATAGGGTTGACAAAAGTCGATGTTTTGAATAATGTTGGCTAAAACTAGTCAATCCCGGTGGTTTTCAAAAAGTTGGGATTGACCAATTCTGACAAAATTTTCCCAACATTTCCCATATTATCGCAAcgaaaaaattgacaaaaatcCATTTCGCTGTAGTGTACtacatatcaattttttaataataaaatttcaatctactctttttttatctatatatacatacatatatatattctcacacatCAATATATTCGTCAACACTTGCAATCATTGCACAAAAACAAATTGAGTTAAATCATTATCaaactcaaaaaccaaatgCAAGCTTAGGTTTGATTGTCTTGGGATTAGACTGTTTAGGGTTATGTTTATTAAGATCAATCGATTGTCGCAGGTTTGAACTGATCTAAGCGCTCTAACTGCTTAGATTCCCTAGCTCCTTAGGTTTGACTATCTAGGGAATGTGGTATGTAGTAAGATCTTGCACTCCGATACTGGCACAAGACACCCTATCTTATCCACTTTTTTCGTGAAAGTAGAATTTTTCCATGGATTATGGACAAGGCTGAGGATCCCCTTCCCTGACTGAAGACCATAGCCAAATGCTACAAATAGGTCGTGATAGGGATTAAACGGTTTCAagatgaaaatttcaatttacttatgtttattttgatgtgattttcacaatatttttctttgtagATTGTTCGGCAGATAAACTATGATATCCCGCTCTTGTAATATCGATTGgacattttctcttttatctatttttgcAATGGATATATGAAATATTCTAATTACCgtttcaataaaaaaagtacTAATTATGTGGGATTTGATGGCAAATGAGATGGATTGTCTCATTTGTCTTCTTGTTCAGATTTGATTTCCCTTACACTTTATTTATTCGTTTATTAACGTATTTTTTAACGATGTTagtatttcaaaattaatctATTTGTATTATCTTCATTGCTTGCATAATCAATTGTTCTGCATCCACTCATCTCTAAATCAATTTACGCCTTTCGATGTATAATAACCGAATAGGATAGATATATGCTTAACCAGATGCTATAAAATTAgtttattatatcatatttataAGTGTTATAGCAGGCAAAGCCTGATATATTCATTTGATTGCATGTTTCAATAGTGTTAATAGTGTTAATAATATGATCAATTATATGAATACCAATCAATCATAAACGAGATTGAATATATTACTTTCTCCCAACTCTATATAAAAGGTAAGCCGTGTACACTTTATATCAAATTTCAAGTTCTCTTACATCCTTCATCTAACTatatatcatttaattttgtttatatacATTCGAGAAGTCCAACTTATTCTTGTAATTTAGAaatcgttaattttttttatttgttaagcACTCTTTTTTCCTATGAAAGCAGTACAAGATTTAAGTTTTATTACGTATGATTTTAGTTTACTGTACTCATGTTGAACCGTATTTAACTTGATCGTACTTTATAAATTCTACATCATTAGAATTAGGTCGTCTTAGGATATTCTTACATGTTGCAAATAATTGttcataaattattaaataagaaatataCGAACATAACTCatttacaaataatatattgcTCTCATCAAAACCATCTTGGAATGATATGAAGAAGGATAAAAGcacaggaaaagaaaaagaaaaaagaatagatTCAAGTGAcatgtaaaataaatataaaagatatatGTGATGTTAAGATGAAAactttctaatttatttttttaaagcaaCTTTTACCTaggtaattaaattttataacaaTTGGAAATCAGTCAAGTATTCTCATATGTAGGAGTATTGACAAAGAGgagttcttttctttcttgtcACAAGGAAGGTTTGTGGGTCTAATACagtgaaatataaatcataatagttaataaagatGCATGAATAGTCCCCATGGATATCGAACTTGGAACCTCTTGATTACTAGACGAGAACGTACGCGATTACGCTATATCAAAGaggaatttttttaactagAATTGATTtatatagtttcttttttttggcaattaattttgttaatttaattGTGATGTATATaggaggaaaagaagaatggtttttaattataattgatttatatagtttcttttttgttggcaattaattttgttaatttaattGTGATGTATATAGGAGGAACAGAAGAATGGACCTTAATACAAGGTAAACGAGCCAGCAGAAGTGGAACATAAGttgaaggtttttttttttcctttcgaTTATAAGATCCAAGACCTAATACAATAATAGAAAATtgctaaataactaataaagaagTATGGGTAGTCCAACTACTTATCGAACGTGCGATTTCTAAGTTAATATGCTAGGTCATGTGCTACTGTgctacactttttttttgattAAAACGCACGAAGTTAAATACAAGGAGTTATatctacaaaaaaaatatatggagTTATCGTTATACCACACTTTGATGTAAGATCATCCAAAATTTTCTCACCGCACTTTACACTTTTGACATTATTCTCcgtttatattttaaaagcaTTAAGGCCATGTCCAATGTGCCCCAGACAGGTCCCAGTTGTCCACGTGGCAGGAATAGAATAGGGACTGGCCCCAAGAACCTCTCCCATTGGAGGGAGCATATTCAGAGAATGGGAACTCGCTCCAAGCAAATGAAGGGCCACCACTGCACAagcagctttttttttttttttattgatgacAAAAGAGCCAACAACTCCTTTGCCGTGTGGGCCCTTCGCTCCTGCCATGGAGGGTGTAACAGGCCACACATTTAaatatcctttttcttttcaaaagaataaaaaaaattgtgagatCACAAGAAGGTCCGACCATTGGAGTGGGGAGTCCCTTGAGCATGCCCCTTACCATTTCGAGTGAGGTGGCGCCAATGTGGCACTATGTAGGATAAAGAGAGAATGAATGGGCAATTGTAAAAAGACAAAGTACTTGCTCCCTCATGTCTGGGAATCGGTTTTGattaatataacataaaacttaattatttattatttattatttatttatttaataataagatTTAAAATGATACTTATCATatttaatggaaaaaatatAGTGAAAGTCCTTCAAGTTTATCAAATTTTGACccaattaggaaaaaaaatttaaaaatagaagtctagaaaaaaaagaaaaaaaaacactaacCCCTTGTCGAGTTGGGTGGATTGCTAGGGTGGGGGCCTCACTAGTAGCCCTTACCCTCGGAGATGAGTTCGTCGGCATTGGTGACATCATCTAGAGGGGCGGGGCTACCTGCAAGGCCACCACACTCGAAAACAACCCAGCCCTTTTTGGGATAGGTTTAAGAAAATtatgggaaagaaaaaagaacaacCGTCGATGGGGGCCACACCAGTGACCATCACCACCCAGGATGAGCTCGTGCAAAGGCGACCTCACCTCGAATTGGTGGGAGCTATCAGCGAGCCCCTCACTCCCAGCAACCATCAAGCcagcttctttttttataatttttatttcgttTCTTTAAATatgttttcttatttttttatatttttcacgaaattattttaatgacATGTGAAAAATATTTGATGGTGTTCATGTTCACATCAACACCTGTTATCTTTAAGTACGAATGGACAAAAGTACATCTATTAAATGTGTAGAATTGAACGAGTTgcagtaatatatatatattggtaaaCAATCGCAGTAATATTTATAGGacaaaaagttcaaaaattgacaaactTATAAAATTTCCACCCTAAATTTTCTAGATTTAATGTATTAGTATAGGGAACTTTACGCGGATGGTTTATTTGAACATATTGAGGATTCATCCAATGCATAACTATAGTATATAATTATCTAATGCATATATCCAAGATTTAGTGTAAACTAAATTCTCGAGATACGTGGGCCCATGCTCGGTGTTATTGGACTAGACCCGGGCAAGGCTATCGGGCCGACCCAATTTTTGGCCACCCTACTCCCAGTTAGGTCGCCTCATCTTGGGGGTGGGGAACGTCGATGAGGTCCCTCAACCCTGACAACCACCTAACCTGACAAGAGGCTGAGTGAGggttctctttctttttctttttcttttttaatttttaattttatgtctaatttttgaaaaaaaattgctatGTGAACAATTAACGGCTAATCGGGACAAAATTAAAGGCGTGAAGTCCATATCAATAGCTTCATAATGGCCGATTATGGAGATGACCAAAAGTATATAAATTTCCACCCTAAATTTTCCGTATTTAATGTATTAGTATAGGGAACTTTATGCGGATGGTTTATTTGGACATATTGAGGATTCATCTAATgcataaatatatgatataattatCTGATGCATGTATCCAAGATCCCCATttatagtaaaattgactccaCTTCGCTCTAGATAAGGTCATAATTAGTAAGGTTAAAATAGTCAATTTACAATTACATAACAATGAATTATTTAATTGGATATTATTATATGGATATGaattaaataaacatataatataatgctCATTAAGTGCGACTGTTTGTTTGACAATAgcaaaattagtctaattatattattaaattattatatgaaacttgaaattaattattaaaaatattttattgttttaagAAGCCAAtatgtttttcaaaattcaaaataaatgtTATAAAAATGGTATATAAATGTTTTAAGGTcgtaaagaaaattataattataaaaaagttatagtcttattaatgaaaattattatgatataGCATTATGAGCTTAAAACTcacaaatataatttttgtaaTGGTTATGgtcttataaatgaaaaatattatgatataacgctatgtaaaaaagtaacattttaaaaataagaatctcATAAATATTGTTTAAAAAAACGAGCGAAATGAAGTTTTACTCTAATTactaaacttaatatatgtcaatatatattgataatcaACAAAACTATGATGATGCatatcaattgaaataaatggtttcaaaatattattataataattaacttactatgtggcaaaaaaataattaacttttatttttaacaaaaaaatttaagataagtatttgaaattataatttaataattgaacatttttattatttttaataaaaaaattatgtttcaAAACGTAAATAATTACGACGATAAGAAATGATATATGAATATGTGAAAAAGAACCCATGTAACGCACATGATAGAGCTAGGCAAAGCGGTGGAATGCTGCACCCTTGATGGTGAGAGTCTAGTAGCTGAAAGCATCACTAGTACTAGTATAGTGTAAACATAATTCTCGAGATACGTAGGGCCCTGGTCTTTTCGGACCGGGCCCGGGCGGGCTGTCGGGCCGGGTACGTTTTTGCCAACCCTACTCCCTATGAGGTCGATTCGCTACTAGCAGGGAGCGTCCCCGCTACGGCACACTCCAATTAGAGCCTATCGCGTGATTGCAGTCTGCCCCAGTTACAGCTtcaccttttattttatttttatttttttccttttaaaggAAGATGAAAGAGCCAATGGGGCAGCAGTGGGTTCACACGGGGCCAGCTGCTGCCAGCGAAAAAaacaatattaatattttcttttggaatGGGGATGGGACTATCATTGTCGGGTGAGTTTCCATTTACTATGAGTCCCCATTTTCATGTAGGTGGCACTAAGGTGGGTCCCCCAAAAATGGAGATGGGACCCTTGTATTGTAGTTGCTCTTACATTAAGGGGAGGTGGCTGCTGGCCTGCCACCACGGGCCCTCCCTAACTTCATACTTTTGTTTTGGATTTTtcgttttttaaattttaaaaaaattagtggAAATCAGTAGATATGTGCACGTGGCGTCATATGAACTGTCATTTCAACAAATGCAGGAGGGAAAAATGTCATATTCTTAAAGCTATATAGCCGGCTTTTAACTAAACTACAAGAGCGTAAGCAGAATTTACTcaacaaattataaaataatatgctTAAACTCATGTAtagtttaatttatttcatttaattcatGCTTAAGAGCAACTTTGTTGCAGCCTTGCCAAATATCTTCTAAAAACTTTGATCAGACTCAACATTTTTCAGCATAAGTTTGCTTGGTCTACAGTTTAGGCATCTATTTTTGCCAAATTTTATTCACTCCCCTAGTTTTTCTTGATGAAAAGGACGTGGGTGGAAATATCCTAAACATGTCAGGTGCCCAAACAAAGCAACCAAAGAGTGCAACGACACCCGAAGACAAACATTACGGAGATTACAAAGACACCCTAACAACCCGGGGAATGACCGAATAaacctagaaaaaaaaattaaataaagacaGACAGCTGATGAAATTATTCTAAAGTCTAGCAAGCTTCAACCCTGCCCCTCTAAAGGGAGCAAGAGTAAGTACATAATCAGGGGAGAGGAAGGGGGACGCCTGCATCTCCACCAGTGGAGCCACCGCCAAGCCCACCGATCGGGAACCCACCGAGGCCACCCCATGGTCCAGCTCCCATCCCAGACCCGGCCCCAGTACCTGCCCCAAAACCACCACCCATCCCGAAACCACTCCCCATTCCTGCCCCTACCCCACCGAGCCTTGGCATCACTCCGCCGATACCCGCATAGCCTCCCATCCCAGCAAAGCCGCCCATTGCACCTCCCATCCCTCCACCAATAGGAATGAAGTTCTTCTGATCATCGAGCTGGTCTTCGCTGCCACCACACTCAGACGGAGTAGCTTCATCCTTGGGATTGACCTCATGCTTCATGTTGTTATTATCGTTACCATTATTGTTAATGTTGTCATCATGGTGATTGAGAGTGCCAGGGATCGCCCGAGCAGTCCCATGCGCAGCCAAAAACATGAAGACAAGCACCAGTAAAAGTAAGGTCACCCCTGAACTTGCCATGATTTTTCTGATGCCTTACCTTTGTTCAATCACTCAACACATATCAAGCGGCACACTGTTATATAAGATGGTAATTTTGCCACATTCGAACtggtatatatacacacaaagATTGGGATTCTTGGAAATTTGGAACTGCAGAGTTAGGGGACGGTTGTGAGCAATAAAGGGAAGATCTCGAAAATGAAATTGCCATTGAATTTGACCTGCTGGGTTTTCAGCAAGTTgtgagaagaagagaaaccTTTTAGGCATGAACCACTGCATGGCATTGCAGTACTGTTTGCTTTTGCTTTCCCGTACCGTaatatctatattattattattattaatactaataataataataataataataataataaaatgcaaatttaattaagtaatttaatttattatgacTTCAGAAATatcttaattcttttttatggTCAAATAAAAGTTTACACTACCCCATTGACTGAACAATCTTGCTTGGACTTTGACTTAAGTACCACGAGATACTGCTAATGACTTTCAAACATTAAAATTAATGGAGCcccttaaatatatatttcttatttttacatttttaataatttatttatttaaatataaaaagtttaaTATCAATTCATCTCCAATTTaaatagccttttcttattgTGACATTagaaatatcttttttttaaaaggtgAAATGCAAGGTACCACAATTCATTGACAATTCTCGCTTGGACATTGACTTGCTCATTGTTACGAGATActttaataaattttgaaacccACTTAAAATTAGTGAGGCCGCTTGtctttata from Punica granatum isolate Tunisia-2019 chromosome 2, ASM765513v2, whole genome shotgun sequence includes the following:
- the LOC116193809 gene encoding glycine-rich protein 5-like is translated as MASSGVTLLLLVLVFMFLAAHGTARAIPGTLNHHDDNINNNGNDNNNMKHEVNPKDEATPSECGGSEDQLDDQKNFIPIGGGMGGAMGGFAGMGGYAGIGGVMPRLGGVGAGMGSGFGMGGGFGAGTGAGSGMGAGPWGGLGGFPIGGLGGGSTGGDAGVPLPLP